In Arthrobacter sp. SLBN-112, a genomic segment contains:
- a CDS encoding ABC transporter permease: MSTHALRDTGVLTGRSLRHILRSPDTIITTAVTPVAMMLLFVYVFGGAISTGSGGSYVNYLLPGILLITVASGVAYTAYRLFLDVKGGIVERLGSMPIARPSILWAHVVTSLAANLAAIAIVIGVALVMGFRSGASVAAWLAVAGILVLFTLALTWLAVVAGLAAKTVDGASGMSYPLIFLPFISSAFVPTATMPGPVAWFAENQPVTPVVDTLRALLAQEPVGTGIWTALAWLAGILAVAYAAASAIYRRKVG, encoded by the coding sequence ATGAGCACCCACGCCCTGCGCGATACCGGCGTGCTGACCGGCCGCTCGCTGCGGCACATCCTCCGCAGCCCGGACACCATCATCACCACCGCGGTGACACCCGTGGCGATGATGCTGCTGTTCGTCTACGTATTCGGTGGCGCCATCTCCACGGGTTCGGGAGGCTCCTACGTCAACTACCTCCTCCCCGGCATCCTCCTGATCACCGTTGCCTCCGGCGTGGCCTACACCGCCTACCGGTTGTTCCTTGACGTCAAGGGCGGGATCGTCGAACGGCTGGGATCCATGCCGATCGCCCGGCCGAGCATCCTGTGGGCCCACGTGGTCACCTCCCTGGCCGCCAACCTCGCAGCCATCGCCATCGTGATCGGCGTTGCCCTGGTCATGGGGTTCCGCAGTGGAGCCTCCGTGGCAGCGTGGCTCGCAGTCGCCGGAATCCTGGTGCTGTTCACCTTGGCGCTGACCTGGCTGGCAGTGGTTGCCGGCCTGGCCGCCAAGACCGTGGACGGTGCCAGCGGCATGAGCTATCCGCTGATCTTCCTGCCATTCATCAGTTCGGCGTTCGTTCCCACGGCCACCATGCCCGGCCCGGTCGCCTGGTTCGCCGAAAACCAGCCGGTGACTCCGGTCGTGGACACCCTCCGGGCACTCCTCGCGCAGGAACCCGTGGGCACCGGAATCTGGACGGCGCTCGCCTGGCTGGCCGGCATCCTCGCGGTGGCTTACGCGGCCGCGTCCGCCATCTACCGCCGGAAAGTGGGCTGA
- a CDS encoding ABC transporter ATP-binding protein: MATDQALQPAIRVQGIEKSFKDLQVLRGVDFDVMPGSIFALLGSNGAGKTTLVKILSTLLKPDTGTAAVNGFDAGTQAEDVRGSISLTGQFTAVDDVLTGRENLVLVARLRHLPNPGTVAGSLLARFGLEEAANRRAATYSGGMRRRLDIAMSLIGDPPVLFLDEPTTGLDPQARIEVWRTIRQLAGQGTTVLLTTQYLEEAEQLADRIAILHRGTIIQNGTLAELKQLLPAATVEYVEKQPSLEDVFLALVGDAPEDQQEQPTSASATRKEH; the protein is encoded by the coding sequence ATGGCCACAGACCAGGCCCTGCAACCCGCCATCCGGGTGCAGGGCATCGAAAAGTCGTTCAAGGACCTGCAGGTGCTGCGGGGCGTCGACTTTGATGTGATGCCGGGAAGCATCTTCGCGCTGCTCGGATCCAACGGCGCTGGCAAAACCACGCTGGTGAAAATCCTCTCCACCCTGCTGAAGCCGGACACCGGCACGGCCGCGGTGAACGGTTTCGACGCCGGCACGCAGGCTGAGGATGTACGGGGCTCCATCAGCCTGACCGGACAGTTCACCGCCGTGGACGACGTCCTCACCGGCAGGGAGAACCTGGTGCTGGTGGCCCGGCTGCGCCACCTGCCCAACCCCGGCACGGTGGCCGGCAGCCTGCTGGCCCGCTTCGGGCTGGAAGAGGCAGCCAACCGCAGGGCTGCCACGTACTCGGGCGGCATGCGGCGGCGCCTGGACATCGCCATGAGCCTGATCGGGGATCCCCCGGTCCTCTTCCTCGACGAACCCACCACGGGGCTTGATCCGCAGGCACGCATCGAGGTGTGGCGGACCATCAGGCAACTCGCGGGCCAGGGCACCACCGTGCTGCTCACCACCCAGTACCTCGAGGAGGCAGAACAACTCGCAGACCGCATCGCCATCCTGCACCGGGGCACCATCATCCAGAACGGGACGCTCGCCGAACTCAAGCAGCTCCTCCCGGCCGCCACGGTGGAATACGTGGAGAAACAGCCTTCCCTTGAGGACGTCTTCCTGGCCCTGGTGGGGGATGCACCCGAGGACCAGCAGGAACAGCCCACCAGCGCCTCCGCGACACGAAAGGAACACTGA
- a CDS encoding DUF1048 domain-containing protein translates to MTQGWLEKVTGSFDDKKRWRQYKARKEQLPGNYRTTIDALERYFTYAGAIVKGDVLMQMLEDLADLVEGAAADGTPVRDIVGEDPVEFAETFISNYSDGQWINKERKRLTDTINQAAAGDA, encoded by the coding sequence ATGACCCAGGGATGGCTCGAGAAAGTCACCGGTTCCTTCGACGACAAAAAACGCTGGCGCCAGTACAAGGCCCGCAAGGAACAGCTGCCCGGCAACTACCGGACCACCATCGATGCCTTGGAACGCTACTTCACCTACGCCGGCGCCATCGTCAAGGGCGACGTCCTCATGCAGATGCTGGAGGACCTGGCGGACCTGGTCGAAGGGGCCGCCGCGGACGGCACGCCGGTCCGCGACATCGTTGGGGAGGACCCGGTGGAGTTCGCAGAAACCTTCATCAGCAACTACTCGGACGGCCAGTGGATCAACAAGGAGCGCAAGCGCCTGACGGACACCATCAACCAGGCCGCTGCCGGCGACGCCTGA
- a CDS encoding PadR family transcriptional regulator, with the protein MGKQMTEMLKGTLEGIVLATLAARPAYGYEITARLREQGFSDIVEGTVYALLVRIEQRGLVDVAKVPSEKGPPRKVYSLNASGSAYLDEFWSTWSFLAERIEQLHHNNHTQEKGEWP; encoded by the coding sequence ATGGGCAAGCAAATGACCGAGATGCTCAAGGGCACGCTTGAAGGCATTGTCCTGGCAACCCTCGCCGCACGGCCGGCCTACGGCTACGAAATCACCGCCCGCCTGCGCGAGCAGGGCTTCTCGGACATCGTCGAGGGCACGGTGTACGCGCTGCTGGTCCGCATCGAACAACGCGGCCTGGTGGACGTGGCCAAAGTCCCGTCCGAGAAAGGACCGCCCCGCAAGGTGTACTCGCTCAACGCTTCCGGCAGCGCCTACCTGGACGAGTTCTGGAGCACCTGGAGCTTCCTCGCCGAACGGATCGAGCAGCTCCACCACAACAACCACACGCAGGAAAAAGGAGAATGGCCATGA
- a CDS encoding SPW repeat protein, giving the protein MKKWYRWQDYVAAAAGLFTAVAVLFTRQENMSTTLMLVFGGLLVVSGIINLAMPGTPVMEYAQAVIAAVVILSPWLGSYTGATGAAWTSWIAGAVALVVTAVAIKPSTDAHHNLRISH; this is encoded by the coding sequence GTGAAAAAGTGGTATCGGTGGCAGGACTATGTAGCGGCTGCCGCCGGACTCTTCACCGCGGTGGCGGTCCTGTTCACGCGGCAGGAAAACATGTCCACTACCCTCATGCTCGTCTTCGGCGGGCTCCTGGTGGTCAGCGGCATCATCAACCTGGCAATGCCCGGAACACCGGTCATGGAATACGCCCAGGCTGTCATTGCCGCAGTAGTGATCCTCTCGCCGTGGCTGGGATCTTACACTGGCGCGACGGGTGCAGCGTGGACGTCGTGGATTGCAGGGGCAGTGGCGCTGGTGGTCACCGCGGTGGCCATAAAGCCCAGCACTGACGCCCACCACAATCTGCGCATCTCGCATTAG
- a CDS encoding CU044_2847 family protein, with translation MTEVMRYEVGSGTVLVEAADNSYGVDHPARNEQGILDTGRRLEDALASVRPAAHAALEAMAELYPEHIEIEFGVNLAGDAGAVIARSSSDAHFVLRMSWTPEPPAALPAEEIPHGG, from the coding sequence ATGACTGAAGTGATGCGGTATGAGGTGGGATCCGGGACGGTGCTCGTTGAGGCTGCTGACAACAGCTACGGCGTGGACCATCCTGCCCGCAACGAGCAGGGGATCCTGGATACGGGCAGGCGGCTGGAAGATGCACTCGCCAGCGTCCGCCCCGCCGCCCATGCCGCACTGGAGGCCATGGCGGAGCTGTACCCCGAACACATCGAAATCGAATTTGGAGTGAATCTGGCGGGCGACGCGGGGGCGGTGATTGCCAGGAGCAGTTCCGACGCCCACTTCGTCCTCCGGATGTCCTGGACCCCTGAGCCGCCGGCAGCACTGCCCGCGGAAGAAATCCCACATGGCGGGTGA
- a CDS encoding phosphoribosyltransferase family protein translates to MVAFLNRADAGRRLGKRLAGLRGRDVVVLGLPRGGVPVAFEVAKALEAPLDVIVVRKLGVPFQPEVAMGAIGEGNVRVLDPRTMSMARVSQEDLQEVERRERVLLESRVARFRQGRPRLDLTGRTAVIVDDGIATGSTARAACQVARQLGAATVILAVPVAPARAIVELKEPDDVVCLLSPQDFQAVGYYYHDFSPTEDGEVVQLLDAAASSPRHRGDEREDGTLDDDVEIPDGSAVLRGSLYLPGSCDGTVLFAHGSGSSRHSPRNRYVASVLHGAGLGTLLLDLLTPEEEVNRANVFDIALLARRLSAATHWLEARHDGSAGRIGYFGASTGAAAALWAAAEPGTEVAAVVSRGGRPDLAGPRLAAVKAPTLLIVGGADTQVLALNRQAMARMQAPTRLEIVPGATHLFEEPGTLAMAATLAADWFRLYLLPSPVGRSMPEARK, encoded by the coding sequence ATGGTTGCATTCCTGAACAGGGCCGACGCCGGGCGGCGGCTGGGCAAACGGCTTGCCGGCCTGCGCGGACGGGACGTGGTGGTGCTGGGCCTGCCCCGCGGCGGCGTGCCCGTGGCGTTCGAAGTGGCCAAGGCCCTCGAGGCGCCGCTGGACGTGATCGTAGTGCGGAAACTGGGGGTCCCCTTCCAGCCTGAAGTGGCCATGGGAGCCATCGGCGAGGGCAACGTCCGGGTCCTGGATCCCCGCACCATGTCCATGGCCCGGGTCTCCCAGGAAGACCTGCAGGAGGTGGAACGGCGGGAGCGGGTGCTGCTGGAAAGCAGGGTGGCACGGTTCCGCCAAGGGCGCCCGCGGCTCGATCTCACCGGACGCACGGCGGTCATCGTGGACGACGGCATCGCCACCGGCTCCACCGCCAGAGCCGCCTGCCAGGTGGCCCGGCAACTCGGCGCAGCAACAGTCATTCTTGCCGTTCCCGTTGCCCCCGCCCGCGCCATCGTGGAGCTGAAGGAACCGGACGACGTCGTCTGCCTGCTCTCGCCCCAGGACTTCCAGGCCGTGGGCTACTACTACCACGACTTCTCGCCCACCGAGGATGGCGAGGTGGTGCAGCTGCTCGACGCAGCGGCATCGTCGCCCCGCCACCGCGGCGACGAAAGGGAAGACGGCACCCTGGACGACGACGTCGAGATCCCGGACGGAAGTGCTGTGTTGCGCGGCAGTCTGTACCTGCCGGGAAGTTGCGACGGCACGGTCCTCTTTGCCCACGGCAGTGGCAGCAGCCGGCACAGCCCCCGCAACCGTTACGTAGCCTCGGTCCTGCACGGGGCAGGGCTTGGCACCTTGCTCCTTGACCTGCTCACGCCGGAAGAGGAGGTCAACCGGGCCAACGTCTTTGACATTGCCCTGCTTGCCCGGCGCCTTTCCGCCGCAACCCATTGGCTGGAAGCGCGGCATGACGGCTCGGCCGGCCGCATCGGCTACTTCGGAGCGAGCACCGGCGCGGCCGCTGCGCTGTGGGCCGCCGCGGAGCCAGGTACCGAGGTTGCCGCCGTGGTGTCCCGGGGCGGACGGCCGGACCTGGCCGGTCCGCGGCTCGCCGCGGTCAAGGCCCCCACCCTCCTGATCGTTGGCGGCGCCGACACCCAGGTCCTGGCGCTCAACCGCCAGGCCATGGCACGCATGCAGGCCCCCACCCGGCTCGAGATCGTCCCGGGCGCAACCCATCTCTTCGAGGAGCCCGGCACCCTGGCCATGGCGGCCACGCTGGCAGCGGACTGGTTCCGGCTCTACCTCCTGCCGTCGCCGGTGGGACGGTCCATGCCGGAGGCAAGGAAATGA
- a CDS encoding erythromycin esterase family protein: MTAYAGRPEGAAERAAATAQIRSLAHPLATADDLEPLVRLAAPSRFVCLGEASHGTQEYYHWRALLTRRLIEEYGFTWVGVEGDWPDCWRINRWVRGETGRDQDARQLLAGFERWPTWMWANHEVAEFLTWLREWNLRLPEEQRTGFYGLDVYSLWDSLREIFTWLEANAPDALPAALRAWHCFIPFREDPQRYAVGNRLVPQSCEADVVALLAEVRRRALGRMQDDPAAFDAFQNAIVATNAEEYYRTMVRGDQQSWNIRDHHMSDTIDRIARHHGPGSKGLVWAHNTHVGDARATDMARDGMVNIGQLLRQRHPGEVVLAGFASYAGSVTAAGSWGSPERVMDVPAAVHGSHEDLLNEALAHRSVLVFGADRTGPWLSSWRGHRAIGVVYNPKRERGNYVPTRMGERYDALFWHPRTEALRPLHHEDLPGEPELETEPTGF; this comes from the coding sequence ATGACCGCGTACGCCGGCCGGCCGGAGGGCGCTGCGGAACGTGCGGCGGCAACCGCGCAGATCCGCAGCCTCGCCCATCCTCTGGCCACCGCCGATGACCTTGAACCGCTGGTCCGCCTCGCCGCCCCGTCCCGCTTCGTGTGCTTGGGCGAGGCATCCCACGGCACCCAGGAGTACTACCACTGGCGGGCCCTGCTCACGCGCCGGCTGATCGAAGAATACGGCTTCACCTGGGTAGGCGTGGAAGGCGACTGGCCCGACTGCTGGCGCATCAACCGTTGGGTCAGGGGAGAAACCGGGCGCGACCAGGATGCACGCCAGCTACTGGCCGGTTTTGAACGCTGGCCCACCTGGATGTGGGCCAACCACGAGGTTGCCGAATTCCTGACGTGGCTCCGTGAGTGGAACCTGCGCCTCCCGGAAGAACAGCGGACGGGTTTCTACGGCCTGGACGTCTATTCCTTGTGGGATTCCCTGCGCGAAATATTCACCTGGCTGGAGGCCAATGCCCCTGACGCACTCCCGGCGGCGCTGCGGGCCTGGCATTGCTTCATTCCGTTCCGCGAGGATCCGCAGCGGTACGCCGTGGGGAACCGCCTGGTTCCGCAGTCCTGCGAAGCGGACGTGGTGGCATTGCTGGCGGAAGTCCGGCGGCGCGCACTTGGCCGGATGCAGGACGATCCGGCCGCCTTTGACGCATTCCAGAACGCCATCGTGGCCACCAACGCCGAAGAGTACTACCGGACCATGGTGCGCGGTGACCAGCAGTCCTGGAACATCCGCGACCACCATATGAGCGACACAATCGACCGCATCGCGCGCCACCACGGGCCGGGATCCAAGGGACTGGTATGGGCGCACAACACGCACGTCGGTGACGCCCGGGCCACGGACATGGCGCGTGACGGGATGGTCAACATCGGGCAGTTGCTCCGCCAGCGCCACCCCGGCGAGGTGGTGCTGGCCGGTTTCGCGTCCTATGCCGGGTCCGTCACGGCCGCCGGGTCATGGGGCTCCCCGGAGCGGGTGATGGATGTTCCGGCAGCCGTCCACGGCAGCCACGAGGACCTCCTGAACGAGGCACTGGCGCACCGGTCGGTGCTGGTATTCGGGGCCGACCGCACCGGACCCTGGCTCAGCTCCTGGCGCGGACACCGCGCCATCGGGGTTGTGTACAACCCCAAGCGGGAGCGGGGCAACTATGTGCCCACCCGGATGGGGGAACGCTACGATGCGCTGTTCTGGCATCCGCGGACCGAAGCACTGCGTCCGCTGCACCACGAGGACCTGCCCGGCGAACCTGAGCTCGAGACCGAGCCCACGGGATTCTAG
- the acsA gene encoding acetate--CoA ligase, producing the protein MDQRSTTATEVQGSTRWPTIAKDVAAFPVPPNMPDYEAARRDFSWDQARQALAGLPGGRGLNIAYEAVDRHVAEGRGGKEALRFIKADGGTRSLDYGDLAEQSGRFAAALRTLGLGRGERVFSLLGRSPELYVAVLGTFKNGSVFCPLFSAFGPEPVRQRLHLGAGRALVTTRALYRKKVAPVRDSLPELRHILLVDADGNPEPGTLDLARLLAQAPDPDQGQPPGQDIEDTQPEDMALLHFTSGTTGTPKGAIHVHDAVAAHYATGRLALDLHQDDIYWCTADPGWVTGTSYGIIAPLVHGVTAIVDEEELDADRWYRILADQHVTVWYTAPTALRMLMKAGAERAAGHDLSALRFIASVGEPLNPEAVVWGQEVLGLPVHDNWWQTETGGIMIANYPAMDIRPGSMGRPLPGIEAALVARDADGKPVLRDGEAVLVTEPGAMGELALRPGWPSMFRGYLNEEERYRRCFAGGWYLTGDLAKRDADGYFWFVGRGDDVIKSSGHLIGPFEVESCLMEHPAVAEAGVIGVPDPVAGEVVKAFVELKPGNQPSEELQLDIIGFARKRLGAAVAPRLLDFTTTLPKTRSGKILRRLLKARELGLPEGDTSTLEAPAGPAPGLGKEQP; encoded by the coding sequence ATGGACCAGCGGAGCACCACGGCCACAGAAGTCCAGGGTTCCACGCGCTGGCCCACCATCGCCAAGGACGTGGCCGCCTTCCCGGTGCCGCCCAACATGCCGGACTATGAGGCTGCCAGGCGGGACTTCAGCTGGGACCAGGCGCGGCAGGCACTGGCCGGGCTGCCCGGCGGGCGCGGGCTGAACATCGCCTATGAGGCGGTGGACCGCCACGTGGCAGAAGGCCGCGGCGGCAAGGAAGCCCTGCGCTTCATCAAGGCCGACGGCGGTACCCGGTCCCTGGACTACGGTGACCTTGCGGAGCAGTCCGGCAGGTTCGCGGCAGCGCTCCGGACGTTGGGGTTGGGGCGCGGCGAGCGGGTCTTCTCCCTCCTGGGCCGCAGCCCCGAGCTGTATGTCGCCGTGCTGGGCACCTTCAAGAACGGCAGCGTCTTTTGCCCGCTCTTTTCCGCTTTTGGTCCAGAACCCGTCCGGCAGCGGCTGCACCTCGGCGCGGGCCGCGCCCTGGTCACCACCAGGGCGCTGTACCGCAAGAAGGTCGCGCCGGTGCGGGACAGCCTTCCCGAGCTCCGCCACATCCTGCTGGTGGACGCGGACGGCAACCCCGAACCGGGAACCCTGGATCTGGCCCGCCTCCTGGCGCAGGCCCCGGATCCGGATCAGGGGCAGCCTCCCGGGCAGGACATCGAGGACACCCAGCCGGAGGACATGGCCCTGCTGCACTTCACCAGCGGAACCACCGGCACCCCCAAGGGCGCCATCCACGTCCATGACGCCGTCGCCGCCCACTACGCCACCGGCCGGTTAGCCCTGGACCTGCACCAGGATGACATCTATTGGTGCACCGCCGATCCGGGCTGGGTGACCGGCACGTCCTACGGCATCATCGCCCCCCTGGTCCACGGGGTCACCGCCATCGTCGATGAGGAGGAACTCGACGCCGACCGCTGGTACCGGATCCTTGCGGACCAGCACGTCACGGTCTGGTACACCGCCCCCACCGCATTGCGGATGCTGATGAAGGCAGGTGCTGAGCGTGCCGCGGGCCATGACCTCTCCGCGCTGCGCTTCATCGCCAGCGTGGGGGAGCCGCTGAACCCGGAGGCCGTGGTGTGGGGCCAGGAGGTCCTGGGCCTGCCGGTGCATGACAACTGGTGGCAGACCGAGACCGGCGGCATCATGATCGCCAACTACCCGGCCATGGACATCCGCCCCGGCTCCATGGGCCGGCCGCTGCCCGGCATCGAAGCGGCCCTGGTGGCCCGGGACGCCGACGGCAAACCCGTCCTCCGGGACGGTGAAGCCGTGCTGGTCACCGAGCCCGGCGCCATGGGCGAGCTGGCCCTGCGCCCCGGCTGGCCGTCCATGTTCCGCGGCTACCTCAACGAGGAGGAGCGGTACCGGCGCTGCTTCGCGGGAGGCTGGTACCTCACCGGGGACCTGGCAAAGCGCGACGCCGACGGCTACTTCTGGTTCGTCGGCCGCGGCGACGACGTCATCAAGTCCTCCGGCCACCTGATTGGCCCGTTCGAAGTGGAAAGCTGCCTCATGGAGCACCCGGCGGTGGCCGAAGCCGGCGTGATCGGAGTGCCCGACCCCGTGGCGGGCGAGGTGGTCAAGGCCTTCGTGGAACTCAAGCCGGGCAACCAGCCCAGCGAGGAGCTGCAGCTGGACATCATCGGCTTCGCCCGGAAACGGCTGGGTGCTGCCGTGGCTCCCCGGCTGCTGGACTTCACCACCACGCTGCCCAAGACCCGCAGCGGAAAGATCCTGCGCCGGCTCCTGAAAGCCCGCGAGCTGGGACTGCCCGAAGGCGACACCTCAACCCTGGAGGCCCCGGCCGGACCGGCGCCGGGCCTCGGCAAGGAGCAGCCATGA
- the pdhA gene encoding pyruvate dehydrogenase (acetyl-transferring) E1 component subunit alpha, with amino-acid sequence MSTVRNQGVPDQEHALHLLRQMLRVRRLEEKCIELYSAAKIRGFLHVYIGEEAVAAGVMETLAPDDAVVATYREHGHALLRGVSAGAILAEMYGHAEGCCRGRGGSMHLFDADTRFYGGNAIVAGGLPLAVGLALADRMAGRQRVTVCFFGEGAVAEGEFHESMNLAALWQLPVLFCCENNLYAMGTALGRSESQTDIALKAAGYEISAWAVDGMDVLAVEEAARRAVDAVRSGGGPHFLELRTYRFRAHSMFDPELYREKTEVSRWMERDPISLLQGTMQAAGQLPEDTWATLTADVDAEISTAVGFAENGTPEPVSELMRFVYSDRAEHTGAGDGAGKEGAAG; translated from the coding sequence ATGAGCACCGTGCGGAACCAGGGCGTCCCGGACCAGGAACACGCCCTCCACCTGTTGCGGCAAATGCTGCGGGTGCGCCGGCTCGAGGAGAAATGCATCGAGCTGTACAGCGCCGCCAAGATCCGCGGCTTCCTGCACGTCTACATCGGCGAAGAAGCCGTGGCCGCCGGAGTGATGGAAACCCTGGCACCGGATGACGCGGTGGTGGCCACCTACCGCGAGCACGGGCACGCCCTGTTGCGCGGCGTCTCGGCCGGAGCCATCCTCGCCGAAATGTACGGCCACGCCGAGGGCTGCTGCCGCGGCCGCGGCGGCTCCATGCATCTTTTCGACGCGGACACCCGCTTCTACGGCGGAAACGCGATCGTGGCCGGCGGCCTGCCCCTCGCCGTCGGCCTGGCGCTCGCGGACCGGATGGCCGGGCGCCAGCGCGTGACCGTCTGCTTCTTCGGCGAAGGCGCCGTGGCCGAAGGCGAGTTCCACGAAAGCATGAACCTGGCCGCCCTCTGGCAGCTCCCGGTGCTGTTCTGCTGCGAAAACAACCTTTACGCCATGGGAACCGCGCTGGGCCGCTCCGAATCCCAGACGGACATCGCACTCAAGGCCGCCGGGTACGAAATCTCCGCGTGGGCCGTTGACGGGATGGACGTGCTCGCCGTCGAGGAAGCCGCGCGGCGGGCGGTGGATGCCGTCAGGTCCGGCGGCGGCCCGCACTTCCTGGAACTGCGCACCTACCGCTTCCGCGCCCACTCCATGTTCGATCCCGAGCTGTACCGGGAGAAAACCGAGGTGAGCCGCTGGATGGAACGGGACCCCATCAGCCTGCTGCAGGGCACCATGCAGGCCGCGGGACAGCTGCCGGAAGACACCTGGGCCACGCTGACGGCGGACGTGGATGCGGAGATCAGCACCGCCGTCGGATTCGCCGAGAACGGCACGCCGGAACCGGTGTCCGAACTCATGCGGTTTGTCTACAGCGACCGGGCAGAGCACACCGGCGCCGGTGACGGGGCCGGGAAAGAGGGGGCAGCAGGATGA
- a CDS encoding alpha-ketoacid dehydrogenase subunit beta, whose product MKTTYREAMRAALRDAMQRDERVFLMGEDVGRYGGSFAVSLGLLEEFGPERIRDTPLSESGFVGAGIGAALGGMRPVVEIMTVNFSLLALDQIINNAATLLHMSGGQFNVPIVIRMTTGAGRQLGAQHSHSLEGWYAHIPGLRILAPATLADARGMLWTALQDPDPVLIFEHGSLYNVAGELDDDAGAVEIDKAAVVRSGDGLTLITYGGTLPMVLEAAEQLAAEGIEADVIDLRTLRPLDEHTILDSVARTHRAVVVDEGWRSGSISAEIAARICEQAFFDLDAPVERVCSLEVPVPYAKHLEQAALPSVERVVAAARRAVGTNG is encoded by the coding sequence ATGAAAACCACCTACCGGGAAGCCATGCGCGCGGCCCTCCGCGACGCCATGCAGCGGGACGAGCGCGTGTTCCTCATGGGCGAGGACGTGGGCCGGTACGGCGGCAGCTTCGCCGTGAGCCTGGGCCTGCTGGAGGAATTCGGGCCGGAACGGATCCGGGACACCCCGCTCTCCGAATCCGGCTTCGTCGGTGCGGGAATCGGCGCGGCGCTGGGCGGAATGCGTCCCGTCGTCGAAATCATGACCGTCAACTTCAGCCTGCTGGCCCTGGACCAGATCATCAACAATGCGGCCACCCTGCTGCACATGTCCGGCGGCCAGTTCAACGTGCCCATCGTCATCAGGATGACCACCGGTGCCGGCCGCCAGCTCGGCGCCCAGCACTCGCACAGCCTGGAAGGCTGGTACGCGCACATCCCGGGCCTGCGCATCCTGGCCCCCGCCACCCTGGCGGACGCCCGCGGCATGCTCTGGACCGCGTTGCAGGACCCGGACCCGGTGCTGATCTTCGAACACGGCTCGCTGTACAACGTGGCCGGGGAGCTCGACGACGACGCCGGCGCCGTGGAGATCGACAAGGCAGCGGTGGTGCGCAGCGGGGACGGCCTGACGCTCATCACCTACGGCGGCACGCTGCCCATGGTGCTGGAGGCCGCGGAGCAGCTGGCCGCCGAGGGCATCGAGGCGGACGTGATCGACCTGCGGACCCTCCGGCCGCTGGATGAGCACACCATCCTGGACAGCGTGGCCAGGACCCACCGGGCCGTGGTGGTGGACGAGGGCTGGCGCAGCGGCAGCATCTCGGCGGAGATCGCCGCGCGGATCTGCGAGCAGGCCTTCTTCGACCTGGACGCCCCGGTGGAACGGGTGTGCAGCCTGGAGGTGCCCGTCCCGTACGCCAAGCATTTGGAACAGGCGGCCCTGCCGTCGGTGGAGCGGGTCGTGGCCGCCGCGCGGAGGGCTGTGGGGACCAATGGCTGA